One window of Candidatus Effluviviaceae Genus V sp. genomic DNA carries:
- a CDS encoding iron chelate uptake ABC transporter family permease subunit: MSEFLTAVADHAFLRNALLTGVLAGVACGVVGSYVVVRRISYMAGGIAHCVLGGIGAAVYLQRAHGMEWADPLYGALAAALLAALIIGTVSLRARERVDTVIGALWAIGMATGVIFLWRTPGYAEDIMSYLFGNILMVTSRDLWLIAALDAVVVVTGLLFYHQFLSISFDEEFAETRGVPVELYFLLLLMLTAVTVVLLVTVVGIVLVIALLTIPAAVAGHFTSRLSHMMALSTVLSIAFTTSGLAVSYGPDLPAGATIILIAGGVYLLVALGRRFRPARGARRRAGRRATGGGESRR; the protein is encoded by the coding sequence GTGTCCGAGTTCCTGACGGCCGTCGCCGACCATGCGTTCCTCCGGAACGCCCTGCTGACGGGAGTGCTCGCCGGCGTCGCCTGCGGAGTCGTGGGAAGCTACGTCGTCGTCAGGCGGATCTCCTACATGGCCGGCGGCATAGCCCACTGTGTGCTCGGAGGTATCGGAGCAGCCGTCTATCTCCAACGGGCCCACGGCATGGAGTGGGCCGATCCACTCTACGGTGCGCTCGCCGCGGCGCTCCTCGCGGCCCTCATCATCGGTACCGTCAGCCTCCGCGCGCGTGAGCGTGTCGACACAGTCATCGGCGCGCTCTGGGCCATCGGTATGGCGACCGGCGTCATCTTCCTCTGGCGCACGCCCGGCTACGCCGAGGACATCATGAGCTACCTCTTCGGCAACATTCTGATGGTCACCTCAAGGGACCTCTGGCTCATCGCAGCGCTCGACGCGGTCGTCGTCGTCACGGGCCTTCTCTTCTATCACCAGTTCCTGAGCATCTCGTTCGACGAGGAGTTCGCCGAGACCCGGGGCGTTCCGGTCGAGCTCTACTTCCTGCTGCTCCTCATGCTGACGGCCGTCACGGTCGTGCTCCTCGTCACCGTGGTCGGGATCGTCCTTGTCATCGCGCTGCTGACGATACCGGCCGCCGTCGCCGGCCACTTCACGTCCAGACTCAGTCACATGATGGCGCTCTCGACCGTCCTGTCGATCGCGTTCACGACCTCGGGACTCGCCGTGAGCTATGGTCCCGACCTCCCGGCGGGAGCGACGATCATCCTGATCGCCGGCGGCGTCTACCTGCTCGTCGCGCTCGGCAGACGCTTCAGACCGGCCCGCGGGGCGCGGCGGCGGGCGGGGCGGAGAGCGACGGGCGGCGGGGAGTCCAGGCGATGA
- a CDS encoding YigZ family protein, translating into MTRPTRYMIPAAVHRVEETIRRSRFITTVGPASTDETARDFIAEIAREFRDATHNCWAYCLGPPGDTSRIGMSDAGEPHGTAGRPILTVLETSDVGDIAAVVTRYYGGVKLGKGGLVRAYGGGVRAALESLRLVELVPRATLTVTLDYASAEAVRRALPDHEAEVVDEKYGTEVVLIVRLPLEMRTGFERTVAGMSNGRAVIRELPPDVAG; encoded by the coding sequence ATGACGCGGCCTACCCGCTACATGATCCCCGCCGCGGTTCACCGCGTCGAGGAGACGATCCGACGCAGCCGGTTCATCACGACCGTGGGTCCCGCCAGCACGGACGAGACCGCCCGGGACTTCATCGCAGAGATCGCCAGGGAGTTCCGCGACGCGACGCACAACTGCTGGGCGTACTGCCTGGGTCCGCCGGGCGACACGTCGAGGATCGGAATGAGCGACGCGGGCGAGCCGCACGGCACGGCGGGACGCCCGATACTGACCGTTCTCGAGACGAGCGACGTCGGCGACATCGCGGCGGTCGTGACCCGATACTACGGAGGAGTGAAGCTCGGGAAGGGCGGACTGGTGCGCGCGTACGGCGGGGGCGTTCGGGCAGCGCTCGAGTCGCTCCGGCTGGTCGAACTCGTGCCGCGCGCAACACTCACGGTGACACTCGACTACGCCTCGGCCGAGGCCGTCAGGCGCGCCCTCCCCGACCACGAGGCGGAGGTCGTCGATGAAAAGTACGGAACGGAGGTCGTCCTGATCGTGAGACTCCCTCTCGAGATGCGGACGGGTTTCGAGCGTACTGTCGCGGGCATGAGCAACGGGCGCGCGGTGATCCGTGAACTCCCGCCCGACGTGGCCGGTTGA
- a CDS encoding Rrf2 family transcriptional regulator, with product MANLINISEAASLALHAAAVLAACGETTMTTAEIARELRVSEAHLAKVLQRLSKAKLVKGTRGPGGGFRLAIRPEKTTLRRIYEAIEGPISTERCLFGRPVCGRRGCPLGSALRDASDTIVSGLENTTLDQISIG from the coding sequence GTGGCGAATCTGATCAACATCTCAGAGGCCGCCTCGCTGGCACTGCATGCTGCGGCCGTCCTGGCCGCCTGCGGCGAGACAACGATGACGACCGCGGAGATCGCACGGGAGCTGAGGGTCTCCGAGGCGCACCTCGCGAAGGTCCTGCAGCGTCTCTCCAAAGCGAAGCTCGTCAAGGGCACGAGGGGCCCGGGCGGAGGGTTCCGCCTGGCCATACGTCCTGAGAAGACCACGCTCCGTCGCATCTACGAGGCCATCGAGGGTCCCATCAGCACGGAACGTTGCCTCTTCGGACGCCCGGTGTGCGGCCGTAGAGGTTGCCCGCTCGGAAGCGCCCTCAGGGACGCGAGCGACACCATCGTGTCCGGGCTCGAGAACACGACACTCGATCAGATCTCGATCGGCTGA
- the hcp gene encoding hydroxylamine reductase produces MYCHQCEQTAKGIACTVRGVCGKDDDTATLQDLLIYATKGVSMYANRARALGASDHDVDVFVVQALFTTITNVNFDPARIESVIRRAADMKDRAGELYRKAAVDKGQTPDEPGGPAAWKPAKDMAGLLEQGRSVTIEMWADRYGEDNASLREVVLYGLKGAAAYTDHAQILGREDEKHYASFHEVLDALTRDELSNDELLAMALRTGEINLRAMELLDEANTGAYGHPAPTEVRVTPVKGKAIVVSGHDLKDLKALLEQTEGTGINVYTHGEMLPAHGYPELNKHEHLVGNYGGAWQDQYKEFDAFPGAILMTTNCIQRPADTYKRRIFTTGLVAWPGVEHVEGPDFQPVIDAALAAPGFQEDGEEQHITVGFGHNAVLNVAGDVVDAVKAGKIKHFFLVGGCDGAKSGRNYYTELAEKIPEDSVILTLACGKYRFNKKDLGQIGGLPRLMDVGQCNDSYSAVKIALALSEAFGVEVNDLPLSLVLSWYEQKAVAILLTLLHLGIKNIRLGPTLPACVTPNVLKLLVDAYGIKPIGTVEEDLKEMVGAPAN; encoded by the coding sequence ATGTATTGCCATCAGTGTGAACAGACCGCGAAGGGTATCGCCTGCACTGTGCGCGGCGTCTGCGGAAAGGACGACGACACGGCGACCCTGCAGGACCTCCTGATCTACGCGACAAAGGGCGTCTCGATGTACGCCAACCGCGCCCGCGCCCTCGGAGCGAGCGATCACGACGTGGACGTCTTCGTCGTGCAGGCGCTCTTCACAACGATCACGAACGTCAACTTCGACCCCGCACGAATCGAGAGCGTGATCCGCCGCGCGGCCGACATGAAGGACCGCGCCGGAGAGCTCTACAGGAAGGCGGCCGTTGATAAGGGGCAGACCCCGGACGAGCCCGGCGGACCTGCGGCATGGAAGCCGGCGAAGGACATGGCGGGGCTCCTCGAGCAGGGCCGCTCCGTCACCATCGAGATGTGGGCCGACCGGTACGGAGAGGACAACGCAAGCCTGCGCGAGGTCGTGCTGTACGGCCTCAAGGGAGCGGCGGCCTACACGGACCACGCCCAGATCCTCGGGCGCGAGGACGAGAAGCACTACGCCAGCTTCCACGAGGTCCTGGACGCCCTGACCAGGGACGAGCTCTCGAACGACGAGCTTCTCGCAATGGCGCTCAGGACGGGCGAGATCAACCTGCGGGCGATGGAACTTCTCGACGAGGCCAACACGGGAGCGTACGGTCATCCGGCCCCCACCGAGGTGCGCGTTACCCCGGTCAAGGGGAAGGCCATCGTGGTGTCGGGGCACGATCTCAAGGACCTGAAAGCGCTCCTTGAGCAGACAGAGGGCACGGGGATCAACGTCTACACGCACGGCGAGATGCTCCCGGCACACGGCTACCCCGAGCTCAACAAGCACGAGCATCTGGTCGGGAACTATGGTGGGGCCTGGCAGGACCAGTACAAGGAGTTCGACGCCTTCCCGGGCGCCATCCTCATGACGACCAACTGCATCCAGCGCCCCGCCGACACCTACAAGCGCAGGATCTTCACCACCGGGCTCGTCGCCTGGCCGGGCGTCGAGCACGTCGAGGGACCGGACTTCCAGCCGGTCATCGATGCGGCGCTCGCCGCGCCTGGGTTCCAGGAGGACGGCGAGGAGCAGCACATCACGGTCGGGTTCGGCCACAATGCGGTGCTGAACGTCGCCGGAGACGTCGTCGACGCCGTGAAGGCCGGGAAGATCAAGCACTTCTTCCTCGTCGGCGGCTGCGACGGCGCGAAGTCAGGAAGGAACTACTACACCGAACTCGCCGAGAAGATCCCGGAGGATTCGGTCATCCTGACCCTCGCGTGCGGCAAGTACCGGTTCAACAAGAAGGACCTCGGGCAGATCGGCGGGCTGCCGCGCCTGATGGACGTCGGGCAGTGCAACGACAGCTATTCGGCCGTCAAGATCGCCCTCGCCCTGTCCGAGGCATTCGGCGTCGAGGTCAACGACCTGCCGCTCTCGCTCGTGCTCTCATGGTATGAGCAGAAGGCGGTGGCGATCCTCCTGACGCTTCTGCACCTCGGCATCAAGAACATCCGTCTGGGCCCGACGCTTCCCGCGTGCGTCACTCCGAACGTACTGAAGCTCCTGGTCGACGCCTACGGGATCAAGCCCATCGGAACGGTCGAGGAGGACCTCAAGGAGATGGTCGGCGCGCCTGCGAACTAG